The following proteins are encoded in a genomic region of Desulfarculaceae bacterium:
- a CDS encoding cytochrome c family protein: MKKSRMPWAVSLALLAMAMLLATGPAAAKSAINSLSQLVEHYDSARCAECHGEIYQQWSRSHHARSMMGLNNFSFMSKYLKKGPLSVKKPQDATLANFPCAKCHLPQLLATNDRVAKELAEVVWRDDKATVAKLNIGCLVCHQDKAVVHHRPDTRALYGGREIEEHEGAFRAVKKSRFMSSPAFCGQCHGLGPNFEFTPPIQCATLYGSYLHAYVASGGSQSCLDCHKRGSDHTFPPDFSDKAATGKLYARALPMSVEVLPYTFHPGHGENFPRVVLTASIQNQAGHRLPDG, translated from the coding sequence TTGAAAAAGTCACGTATGCCCTGGGCGGTCTCGCTGGCTCTGTTGGCAATGGCAATGCTGTTGGCCACGGGGCCTGCCGCCGCCAAATCGGCCATAAACAGCCTGTCCCAGCTGGTGGAGCATTACGACTCGGCCCGCTGCGCCGAGTGTCACGGCGAGATTTACCAGCAGTGGTCCCGCTCCCACCACGCCCGCTCCATGATGGGGCTGAACAACTTCAGCTTCATGTCCAAGTACCTCAAGAAGGGCCCCCTGTCGGTCAAAAAGCCCCAGGACGCCACCCTGGCCAACTTCCCCTGCGCCAAATGCCATCTGCCACAGCTTTTAGCCACCAACGACCGGGTGGCCAAGGAGCTGGCCGAGGTGGTCTGGCGCGACGACAAGGCCACCGTGGCCAAGCTGAACATCGGCTGCCTGGTGTGCCACCAGGACAAGGCGGTGGTGCACCACCGGCCCGACACCCGGGCGCTCTACGGCGGCCGCGAGATCGAGGAGCACGAGGGGGCCTTCAGGGCGGTCAAGAAGAGCCGCTTCATGTCCTCGCCCGCCTTCTGCGGCCAGTGCCACGGCCTGGGCCCCAACTTCGAGTTCACCCCGCCCATTCAGTGCGCCACCCTCTACGGCAGCTATCTGCACGCCTACGTGGCCAGCGGCGGCTCCCAGAGCTGCCTGGACTGTCACAAGCGGGGATCGGATCATACTTTCCCGCCGGACTTCAGCGACAAGGCGGCCACCGGCAAGCTCTACGCCCGGGCCCTGCCCATGAGCGTGGAGGTGCTGCCCTACACCTTCCATCCGGGACACGGCGAGAACTTCCCCCGGGTGGTGCTCACTGCCTCCATCCAGAACCAGGCGGGCCACCGCCTGCCCGACGGCTGA
- a CDS encoding 2-hydroxyacyl-CoA dehydratase family protein: MSEDYNAMWQSLGLDLAAHDQLLAVLGQGYQDIFLSQQDRPEGMEYFNFVMSEVHGLRIKELVDGQAEGKKVVGSFCVFVPEEIVRATGATLVGLCTGADFATEEVDKYLPRNTCALIKSAFGFKLGKVCPYLESADLIVGENTCDGKKKSYETLNDLVPNLYVMDLPQVHSDEGKALMAAEYERFKIAMEELTGVEITPERLKEGIEIVNNKRAALHRLYKLRAHDPAPISGLDALLINQVSFYDDPVRFTASVHKICDELEERIAKGEGAVAQGAPRILFSGCPMAVPNWKLPWVVESAGAVVVGEESCVGERGTRNLTDGSGATMEELMAAIVDRYWKIDCAVFTPNPERPEHVKQMAEDYKAQGVIHYGLQFCQPYAMEAIPMERKVEVGGLPVLRIETDYSMEDAEQLKTRVEAFLEMIA, translated from the coding sequence ATGAGCGAAGACTACAACGCCATGTGGCAGAGCCTGGGCCTGGACCTGGCGGCCCACGACCAACTACTGGCCGTGCTGGGCCAGGGCTATCAGGACATTTTCCTTAGCCAGCAGGACCGCCCCGAGGGCATGGAATACTTCAACTTCGTGATGAGCGAGGTGCACGGCCTACGCATCAAGGAGCTCGTCGACGGCCAGGCCGAGGGCAAGAAGGTGGTGGGCTCGTTCTGCGTGTTCGTGCCCGAGGAGATCGTGCGGGCCACCGGGGCCACCCTGGTGGGGCTGTGCACCGGGGCCGACTTCGCCACCGAGGAGGTGGACAAGTATCTGCCGCGCAACACCTGCGCCCTGATCAAGAGCGCCTTCGGCTTCAAGCTGGGCAAGGTCTGCCCTTACCTGGAGTCCGCTGATTTGATCGTGGGCGAGAACACCTGCGACGGCAAGAAGAAGTCCTACGAGACCCTTAACGACCTGGTGCCCAACCTCTACGTCATGGACCTGCCCCAGGTGCACAGCGACGAGGGCAAGGCGCTGATGGCCGCGGAGTACGAGCGCTTCAAGATCGCCATGGAGGAGCTGACCGGGGTGGAGATCACCCCTGAGCGCCTGAAAGAAGGCATCGAGATCGTGAACAACAAGCGGGCCGCGTTGCACCGCCTGTATAAGCTCCGGGCCCACGACCCGGCCCCCATCTCCGGCCTGGACGCCCTTCTTATAAATCAGGTTTCCTTTTACGACGACCCGGTGCGCTTCACCGCCTCGGTGCACAAGATCTGCGACGAGCTGGAGGAGCGCATCGCCAAAGGCGAGGGCGCCGTGGCTCAGGGCGCGCCCCGCATCCTGTTCTCCGGCTGCCCCATGGCGGTGCCCAACTGGAAGCTGCCCTGGGTGGTGGAGAGCGCCGGCGCGGTGGTGGTGGGCGAGGAGTCCTGCGTAGGCGAGCGCGGCACCCGCAACCTCACCGACGGCAGCGGGGCGACCATGGAGGAGCTGATGGCGGCCATCGTGGACCGCTATTGGAAGATCGACTGCGCGGTGTTCACCCCCAACCCAGAGCGCCCCGAGCACGTCAAGCAGATGGCCGAGGACTACAAGGCCCAGGGCGTGATCCACTACGGGCTCCAGTTCTGTCAGCCCTATGCCATGGAGGCCATCCCCATGGAGAGAAAGGTGGAGGTAGGCGGCCTGCCGGTGCTGCGCATCGAGACCGACTACAGCATGGAGGACGCCGAGCAGCTCAAGACGCGGGTGGAGGCATTTTTGGAAATGATCGCCTAA
- a CDS encoding RNA-binding protein: MNKKIYVGNLPWSATDEDVAELFSQHGDVISSRVITDRETGRSRGFGFVEMDESAANAAIEALNGVDMGGRALRVNEAQERKPRNSW, from the coding sequence GTGAACAAGAAGATCTATGTGGGCAACCTGCCCTGGTCCGCCACCGACGAAGACGTGGCCGAACTGTTCAGCCAACACGGCGACGTTATTTCCAGCCGGGTCATCACCGACCGTGAGACCGGCCGTTCCCGTGGCTTCGGCTTCGTGGAGATGGACGAGTCGGCGGCAAACGCGGCCATCGAGGCCCTCAACGGCGTCGATATGGGCGGTAGGGCCCTCAGGGTCAACGAGGCCCAGGAGCGCAAGCCCCGCAACTCCTGGTAG
- the typA gene encoding translational GTPase TypA codes for MREDLRNLAIVAHVDHGKTTLVDAMLWQSGVFRANEQVNERVMDSLDLEREKGITIMAKNTAVTWGGVKLNIVDTPGHADFGGEVERTLNMVDGVMLLVDASEGPLPQTRFVLSKSLAKGLPLIAVINKIDRPDRRINEVLDELYDLLIDLDASEEQLDFPVLYTNAKAGIALTEPEDEGSDLKPLFEAILEHIPAPSYDPDSPLRFLVTNLDYSDYVGRIAVGKIVGGVLTAGEPVALLKKGEMEGTYNLSQVYTYKGLERVSVEEIQAGDIAAVAGVEEAFIGDTLGDPDDPRPLPSISVEEPTMSMEFSINTSPLAGTEGKLITTRQIKARLEKETLYNVSIRVEPGEGTDSFKVSARGELQLAVLVETMRREGFELSLSKPKVITQTKDGKLMEPLELAVVDVPDEYVGVVTEKLSARRGKMTKMLNNGLGRARLEFEIPTRGLIGYRSQFLTDTRGSGILTTLVIGHTPYAGEVAGRGNGSLVSDRSGKAVAYAIYHLQPRGSIFVSPGEPSYPGLIVGQNSRAIDIAVNITKEKKLTNMRASGADEALRLIPPRRFTLEQAMEYIADDELVEVTPKSIRLRKKEVMKLGGARKNV; via the coding sequence ATCCGCGAGGACCTGCGAAACCTGGCCATCGTGGCCCACGTTGACCACGGCAAGACTACTTTGGTGGACGCCATGCTCTGGCAGAGCGGGGTGTTCCGCGCCAACGAGCAGGTGAACGAGCGGGTGATGGACTCCCTGGACCTGGAACGGGAAAAGGGCATCACCATCATGGCCAAGAACACCGCCGTCACCTGGGGCGGGGTTAAGCTGAACATCGTGGACACCCCGGGCCACGCCGACTTCGGCGGCGAGGTGGAGCGCACCCTGAACATGGTGGACGGGGTGATGCTCCTGGTGGACGCCAGCGAGGGGCCCCTGCCCCAGACCCGCTTCGTGCTCTCCAAGTCCCTGGCCAAGGGCCTGCCCCTGATCGCGGTGATCAACAAGATCGACCGCCCGGACCGGCGCATCAACGAGGTGCTGGACGAGCTCTACGACCTGCTCATAGACCTGGACGCCAGCGAGGAGCAGCTGGATTTTCCGGTGCTCTACACCAACGCCAAGGCGGGCATCGCCCTCACCGAGCCCGAGGACGAAGGCTCGGACCTGAAGCCCCTGTTCGAGGCGATCCTCGAGCACATCCCCGCCCCCAGCTACGATCCCGATTCGCCCTTGCGCTTCCTGGTGACCAACCTGGACTACTCGGACTACGTGGGCCGCATCGCGGTGGGCAAGATCGTGGGCGGGGTGCTCACCGCCGGGGAGCCGGTGGCCCTTTTGAAAAAGGGCGAGATGGAGGGGACCTACAACCTGAGCCAGGTCTACACCTACAAGGGCCTGGAGCGGGTGTCGGTGGAGGAGATTCAGGCCGGGGACATCGCGGCCGTGGCCGGGGTGGAGGAGGCCTTCATCGGCGACACCCTGGGCGACCCCGACGACCCCCGCCCCCTGCCCTCCATCAGCGTGGAAGAGCCCACCATGTCCATGGAGTTCTCCATCAACACCTCCCCCCTGGCCGGCACCGAGGGCAAGCTGATCACCACCCGCCAGATCAAAGCCCGCCTGGAAAAAGAGACCCTGTACAACGTCTCCATCCGGGTGGAGCCCGGCGAGGGCACCGATTCGTTCAAGGTGAGCGCCCGGGGCGAGCTGCAGCTGGCCGTGTTGGTGGAGACCATGCGCCGCGAGGGCTTCGAGCTGTCCCTGTCCAAGCCCAAGGTCATCACCCAGACCAAGGACGGCAAGCTCATGGAGCCCCTGGAGCTGGCCGTGGTGGACGTGCCCGACGAGTACGTGGGCGTGGTCACCGAGAAGCTCTCCGCCCGGCGGGGCAAGATGACCAAGATGCTCAACAACGGCCTGGGCCGGGCCCGGTTGGAGTTCGAGATCCCCACCCGGGGGCTCATCGGCTACCGCTCCCAGTTCCTCACCGACACCCGGGGCTCGGGCATCCTCACCACCCTGGTGATCGGCCACACCCCCTATGCGGGCGAGGTGGCCGGCCGGGGCAACGGCTCCTTGGTCAGCGACCGCTCGGGCAAGGCGGTGGCTTACGCCATCTACCACTTGCAGCCCCGCGGCTCCATCTTCGTGAGCCCGGGCGAGCCCTCCTACCCCGGGCTCATCGTGGGCCAGAACTCGCGGGCCATCGACATCGCGGTGAACATCACCAAGGAAAAGAAGCTCACCAACATGCGCGCCTCCGGGGCCGACGAGGCGCTGCGCCTGATCCCGCCCCGGCGTTTCACGCTGGAGCAGGCCATGGAGTACATCGCCGACGACGAGCTGGTGGAGGTGACTCCCAAGTCGATCAGACTGCGCAAAAAAGAAGTAATGAAGCTGGGCGGGGCGCGCAAGAACGTGTGA
- a CDS encoding GntR family transcriptional regulator produces the protein MSQPLKRNTLKEQAYLALREMIAGQRFSSGTWINAELLAKELGVSRTPVWQALKQLEAEGLVQHVPNRGVRMVEMTPEMAVDLYEVRGVLEALAARLMAREPSAKALARMEKILSRQERSVAEGDSAAYSRTDFEFHQVLYEACGNWLLREQLDGVKSKARPFVRDISPILPELYQDHHNLILALKACDEDAAAQAMMEHNRRVRRLVERTQLGRETPAQSPDRAS, from the coding sequence ATGTCCCAACCTTTGAAGCGCAACACCCTTAAAGAACAGGCATATCTCGCCTTGCGCGAGATGATTGCCGGGCAGCGCTTCTCTTCGGGCACCTGGATCAACGCCGAGCTTTTGGCCAAGGAGCTGGGAGTAAGCCGCACTCCGGTGTGGCAGGCGCTCAAGCAGCTGGAGGCCGAAGGGCTGGTGCAACACGTGCCCAACCGGGGCGTGCGCATGGTGGAGATGACTCCGGAAATGGCCGTGGATTTGTATGAAGTTCGCGGGGTTCTGGAAGCTCTCGCCGCCCGGCTCATGGCCCGCGAACCTTCGGCCAAGGCTCTGGCGCGCATGGAAAAAATACTATCCCGCCAGGAGCGCTCGGTGGCCGAGGGCGACTCGGCGGCCTATTCCCGCACCGACTTCGAGTTCCACCAGGTGCTCTACGAGGCCTGCGGCAACTGGCTTCTCCGCGAACAACTCGATGGGGTCAAGAGCAAGGCCCGTCCCTTTGTGCGCGATATCTCTCCTATTTTGCCGGAACTCTACCAAGACCATCACAACCTGATCCTGGCCCTGAAGGCCTGCGACGAAGACGCGGCGGCCCAAGCCATGATGGAGCACAACCGCCGGGTTCGCCGGCTGGTGGAGCGCACTCAACTGGGCCGGGAGACCCCGGCGCAATCCCCGGATCGGGCAAGTTGA
- a CDS encoding LacI family transcriptional regulator, with protein MTIKDIARIAEVSPTTVSLVLNNKKGVGKETRYRILRVASELKYTPNLMARSLAKNHSDIIALTILQARNSLFMEIAEGAAEVLKENGYSIMMASTFDDPDLETKELSSARARGVDGFLITSAQVESPGIKELVEDGVPLVSVLRRVPGLGELNYVMEDSCKGGYLAAEHLIKLGHKRIGIIKGTPNTTTGIGRFEGAVAALKEHKVAVDPKLFSPGEFTRGAAYLAALHMLQLSDKERPSAIYACNDDMAMGALEAALDMGMRVPEDLALVGFNNAAYTSLPTVSLTTIDVQAHEMGRLGAERLIDLINKKRGWDKPLQVVMEPKLIVRKSCGSQSGQEAAS; from the coding sequence GTGACAATCAAGGACATCGCCCGCATCGCGGAGGTGTCCCCCACCACCGTCAGCCTGGTGTTGAACAACAAGAAAGGCGTGGGCAAGGAAACCCGCTACCGCATTCTGCGCGTGGCCAGCGAGCTCAAATACACCCCCAATCTCATGGCCCGTTCCCTGGCCAAGAACCACAGCGACATCATCGCCCTGACCATCCTGCAAGCCCGCAACTCGCTGTTCATGGAGATCGCCGAGGGCGCCGCCGAGGTGCTCAAGGAAAACGGCTACTCCATCATGATGGCCTCCACCTTCGACGACCCGGACCTAGAGACCAAGGAGCTTTCCAGCGCGCGGGCCCGGGGGGTGGACGGGTTCCTCATCACCTCGGCCCAGGTGGAGAGCCCGGGCATCAAGGAGCTGGTGGAGGACGGGGTGCCCCTGGTTTCGGTGCTCCGGCGGGTGCCGGGGCTGGGCGAGCTCAATTATGTGATGGAAGACTCCTGCAAGGGGGGCTACCTGGCGGCGGAGCACCTGATCAAGCTGGGCCACAAGCGCATCGGCATCATCAAGGGCACCCCCAACACCACCACCGGCATCGGCCGCTTCGAGGGTGCGGTGGCCGCCCTCAAGGAGCACAAGGTCGCGGTGGACCCCAAGCTGTTCTCCCCCGGCGAGTTCACCCGGGGCGCGGCCTACCTGGCCGCCCTGCACATGCTCCAGCTCTCGGACAAGGAGCGCCCCAGCGCCATCTACGCCTGCAACGACGATATGGCCATGGGCGCCTTGGAAGCCGCCCTGGACATGGGCATGAGGGTGCCCGAGGACCTGGCCCTGGTGGGTTTCAACAACGCGGCCTACACCTCGCTGCCCACGGTGAGCCTCACCACCATCGACGTGCAGGCCCATGAGATGGGGCGCCTGGGAGCCGAGCGCCTCATCGACCTGATCAACAAGAAGCGGGGCTGGGACAAGCCCCTGCAAGTGGTTATGGAGCCCAAGCTGATCGTACGCAAGAGCTGCGGCTCCCAGAGCGGGCAAGAGGCCGCCTCCTAG
- a CDS encoding FAD binding domain-containing protein, producing MALAFEKLHWHSKLDVAEYLVPTSLDQALDMLASHGGKAHVIAGGTDVIPELRSKKLDAAALVDVSRLPGMDGIETDGDDIVIGGGVTHAAAAASPLIKEKATVLATGCGWVGSPQIRNVATLAGNLVSGQPAADASVPLLALDAEVTIASPQGERVVPLSEFFLSVGKTVVDPSKEILTAIRFKALGQGQGSSYLRLAKRKALNLPILVCAVKATAGEDLASIASAAIALGPVAPTPLREKGSEDFVAGKPATLEVCAQAGELAVNTCSPRDSLLRGSCDYRTEMVKVFVRRGLAAALAQAGCTVK from the coding sequence ATGGCACTAGCCTTTGAAAAGCTGCACTGGCACAGCAAGCTGGACGTGGCCGAGTATCTGGTCCCCACCAGCCTGGACCAGGCCCTGGACATGCTGGCCTCCCACGGCGGCAAAGCCCACGTCATCGCCGGGGGCACCGATGTGATCCCCGAGCTGCGCAGCAAGAAGCTCGACGCCGCCGCCCTGGTGGACGTCTCGCGCCTGCCCGGAATGGACGGCATCGAAACCGACGGCGACGACATCGTCATCGGCGGGGGCGTGACCCACGCCGCGGCCGCCGCCTCGCCCCTGATCAAGGAAAAAGCCACCGTCCTGGCCACCGGCTGCGGCTGGGTGGGCTCTCCCCAGATCAGGAACGTGGCCACCCTGGCCGGCAACCTGGTCTCCGGCCAGCCCGCGGCCGATGCCTCGGTGCCGCTGTTGGCCCTGGACGCCGAAGTGACCATCGCCTCGCCCCAGGGCGAGCGCGTGGTGCCGCTCAGCGAGTTCTTTCTGAGCGTGGGCAAGACGGTGGTGGACCCCAGCAAGGAGATCCTTACCGCCATCCGCTTCAAGGCCCTGGGCCAAGGCCAAGGCTCTTCCTACCTGCGCCTGGCCAAGCGCAAGGCACTCAACCTGCCCATCCTGGTCTGCGCGGTGAAGGCCACCGCCGGCGAGGACCTGGCCAGCATCGCCTCGGCGGCCATCGCCCTGGGGCCGGTGGCCCCCACGCCCCTGCGCGAGAAGGGCTCCGAGGATTTCGTGGCCGGCAAGCCCGCCACCCTGGAGGTCTGCGCCCAGGCCGGCGAGCTGGCCGTCAACACCTGCAGCCCCCGCGACAGCCTGCTGCGGGGTTCCTGCGACTACCGCACCGAGATGGTCAAAGTCTTCGTGCGCCGTGGCCTGGCCGCCGCTCTGGCCCAGGCCGGCTGCACGGTTAAGTAA
- a CDS encoding (2Fe-2S)-binding protein, whose translation MSTVELSFKLNGQETTVSVSPDTLMVDLLREGLGLTGTKAGCREGECGACTVLVDGTPVNSCLMPAIKAQGREVTTIEGLEMADGTLAPLQEAFMGEGAAQCGFCTPAMILTATALLKENQDPDEGEIRHALSGVICRCTGYRKIVQAVQTAAKARS comes from the coding sequence ATGAGCACTGTGGAGCTTTCTTTCAAACTGAACGGACAGGAAACCACGGTAAGCGTGTCCCCGGACACCCTGATGGTGGATCTGCTGCGCGAGGGCCTGGGCCTGACCGGCACCAAGGCCGGCTGCCGCGAGGGCGAGTGCGGGGCCTGCACCGTCCTGGTGGACGGCACGCCGGTGAACTCCTGCCTCATGCCCGCCATCAAGGCCCAGGGCCGCGAGGTCACCACCATCGAAGGCCTGGAGATGGCCGACGGCACCCTGGCCCCCTTGCAGGAGGCCTTCATGGGCGAAGGCGCGGCCCAGTGCGGCTTCTGCACCCCGGCCATGATCCTCACCGCCACCGCCCTGCTCAAAGAAAACCAGGACCCCGACGAAGGCGAGATTCGTCACGCCCTCTCCGGGGTCATCTGCCGCTGCACCGGCTACCGCAAGATCGTGCAGGCGGTGCAGACCGCGGCCAAGGCCCGGTCCTAG